The Kwoniella mangroviensis CBS 8507 chromosome 1 map unlocalized Ctg02, whole genome shotgun sequence genome window below encodes:
- a CDS encoding GTP-binding protein ypt2 gives MAGPHYDFLIKLLLIGDSGVGKSCLLLRFCDDAWTPSFITTIGIDFKIRTIELDGKRIKLQIWDTAGQERFRTITTAYYRGAMGILLVYDVTDEKSFNNIRTWHANIEQHASPGVNKILIGNKCDWDEKRVVTLEQGRALADEFGLRFLETSAKANEGVEEAFFTLARDIKTRLIDSQPQEAAPVSLGADRRGVDVNKQSNTSQGGCCS, from the exons ATGGCAGGTCCCCATTACGATTT TTTGATCAAATTACTTCTCATTGGTGATTCAG GGGTCGGTAAATCATGTCTACTACTCAGATTCTGTGATGATGCGTGGacaccatctttcatcacTACCATCG GTATCGATTTCAAGATCAGGACCATCGAACTAGACGGAAAGAGAATCAAATTACAGATC TGGGATACAGCCG GTCAAGAACGATTCAGGACTATTACAACAGCTTATTACAGAGGTGCTATGGGTATTTTGTTGGTGTATGACGTTACAGATGAGAAATCATTCAACA ACATCCGAACTTGGCATGCCAACATCGAACAACACGCTTCACCGGGAGTCAACAAGATCTTGATTGGTAACAAATGcgattgggatgagaagCGAGTCGTAACGCTCGAACAAGGTCGTGCTTTGGCCGATGAATTCGGATTGAGATTCTTGGAAACTTCAGCCAAGGCgaatgaaggtgtagaagaagctttcttcactcttgctag AGACATCAAGACCCGACTGATCgattctcaacctcaagaaGCTGCACCTGTATCTCTCGGAGCCGATCGACGAGGTGTGGACGTCAACAAGCAATCTAACACTTCGCAAGGTGGATGTTGCAGTTAA
- a CDS encoding dephospho-CoA kinase codes for MLVVGLTGGIASGKSTVSKLFSEHHHIPIIDADLLAREVIEPGTSGFTTIVNHFGPDRILDPNGVLDRAALGEIIFNDPNERKWLNGIIHPLVRREMVKRTIRYWLKGEWAVIVDVPLLIEAGMWKWVGEIVVVYVNEKLQLSRLVSRPLPNSPPLTETQAKSRISSQMSLSEKINYSTYVLDNSGTIKDLEVQIDKLVNKWKVSQGFGIGIPIIDGWWYKLCWLVPPIGLTAGLMVLISRWMKYNFGGNKKGRRKGRGEVERNWKPEEIELRERNGRPGGRRRTGGSITDE; via the exons ATGTTAG TCGTCGGTCTAACAGGAGGTATAGCatcag GCAAATCAACAGTCTCCAAGTTATTTTCCGAACACCATCACATACCTATAATCGATGCCGACCTCCTAGCCAGAGAAGTGATCGAACCAGGAACATCAGGCTTCACGACCATCGTCAATCATTTCGGTCCTGACAGAATCCTCGACCCCAATGGTGTACTTGATAGAGCCGCTCTTGGTGAAATCATATTCAATGATCCGAATGAGAGAAAATGGCTTAATGGAATAATACACCCCTTAGTAAGACGGGAGATGGTCAAGAGGACTATAAGATATTGGCTCAAGGGTGAATGGGCGGTAATCGTTGATGTACCGTTGTTGATTGAGGCGgggatgtggaagtgggtAGGAGAGATTGTGGTTGTTTATGT GAATGAGAAACTCCAACTATCCCGTCTTGTATCGCGTCCTCTGCCCAATTCACCCCCTTTAACCGAAACACAAGCTAAATCACGTATATCCTCTCAAATGTCCCTCTCTGAGAAAATCAACTATTCAACTTACGTCCTGGATAACTCTGGGACGATCAAAGATCTGGAAGTTCAAATCGATAAATTGGTAAATAAATGGAAGGTATCTCAGGgatttggaattggaatACCGATTatagatggatggtggtATAAATTATGTTGGCTCGTACCTCCTATTGGACTCACAGCAGGATTGATGGTTTTGATATCTAGGTGGATGAAATATAATTTTGGTGGGAataagaaaggaagaaggaaaggaagaggtgaggTGGAAAGAAATTGGAAGCCtgaagaaattgaattgAGGGAGAGGAATGGTAGACCcggaggaaggaggaggacaGGAGGAAGTATCACTGATGAGTGA
- a CDS encoding dihydropteroate synthase, with product MSFPPSLDSDSVNLSSLSIHLPNGLGPSAFNLSPPPPCPIILNISMSLRDGSILDTATGDSMSGLGVNYSAVSKAIYALISSPEKVWNGPWELLRKVSTIPLGLTDVDRVKIGVIMPKALLHGDSARYKATYSLKEKEVVVENRRCEIKDIKLECIIGLHPHEREEKQRLEVDVEVGDVDWDEWGHKDFADQVYEVVSNSSYGTIESLIHSLGSHLFNLPILSTSPSSSLSITIRKPSAIPFAVPSITIHRTKSNYPLSTSSSSSSSSADKRIFIAVGSNIGDRVDNIQKAINELQNHGCQLKNTSRLYESEPMYVEDQDRFVNGVIEISTTLSPLDLLRLLKRTEKSVGRTKTFTNGPRVIDLDLIFYGTEQVKIGERGDEPDEDGVGWLECPHRSLGEREFVLRPLADIAPNIVHPSLRQTIHQLLSRLPQITPPPLQPIVPFSGPSKPLRLSTPSTPYIMSIFNATPDSFSDGDPARTDPSHALEAVEKLFEGDDHPDILDIGGMSTRPGSDPCTEEEEFNRVIPLIQAIRSSSNDHLRQVPISVDTYRASVAKKAVEAGASLINDVRGGSEPGMLEVMAESNVPVVLMHSRGDSKNMNSAEMTDYASCGGVVEGVKQELNNLVNKAIQSGVKRWNIILDPGLGFAKTHQDNLVLLKDLNKLLEGDLKGYPMLVGGSRKGFIGKTINKAKPTERSFGDAALNAHCALSGVVDLLRVHCHAEARDTVKMSIAVRDA from the exons ATGTCATTTCCACCATCACTGGACAGCGACAGCGTCAACCTCTCATCGCTTTCCATCCACCTTCCCAACGGCCTCGGTCCATCCGCATTCAacctctctcctcctccaccatgTCCCATCATACTCAACATATCAATGTCTCTCCGCGATGGATCTATATTGGATACAGCTACGGGCGACTCGATGAGCGGTCTGGGAGTGAACTACTCGGCAGTTTCTAAAGCAATTTACGCTTTGATCTCGTCCCCCGAGAAAGTATGGAATGGTCCATGGGAGCTTCTACGGAAAGTATCGACTATCCCTTTGGGCCTGACTGATGTCGATAGGGTAAAGATAGGAGTCATCATGCCTAAGGCTCTACTACATGGTGATTCGGCCAGGTATAAAGCTACATATTcgttgaaggagaaggaggttgtGGTGGAAAACAGGAGATGTGAGATTAAGGATATAAAGCTGGAATGTATAATTGGATTACATCCCcatgagagagaggagaaacaGAGATTGGAGGTGGACGTTGAAGTTGGCGATGTGGATTGGGATGAATGGGGTCATAAGGACTTTGCAGATCAGGTTTATGAG GTCGTATCTAACTCATCCTACGGTACAATCGAATCCCTCATCCATTCTCTCGGATCACACCTATTCAACTTACCAATATTATCAacttccccttcatcttcattgtcGATAACGATCCGTAAACCATCTGCTATACCCTTTGCTGTACCAAGTATAACCATACACCGAACCAAATCAAACTACCCTTTGTCcacttcctcgtcttcgtcttcgtcctctGCGGATAAACGGATCTTCATCGCTGTGGGTTCAAATATAGGAGATAGGGTAGATAATATACAAAAAGCCATCAACGAATTACAGAACCAtggatgtcagctgaagaatACGAGTAGACTGTACGAGAGTGAACCGATGTATGTAGAAGACCAAGATAGGTTCGTGAATGGGGTAATTGAG ATCTCAACGACATTATCTCCTCTTGACCTGTTACGTCTCCTGAAACGGACTGAGAAGTCAGTAGGAAGGACCAAAACATTTACGAACGGTCCCCGAGTCattgatctggatctgatatTCTACGGGACGGAGCAGGTCAAGATTGGTGAGAGGGGAGACgaacctgatgaagatggtgttGGATGGTTGGAATGCCCTCATCGGAGCttgggagaaagagaatttgTACTGAGACCTCTAGCAGA CATCGCACCCAATATTGTCCACCCTTCTCTGCGACAGACAATACATCAACTTCTCTCTCGATTGCCTCAAATTACCCCACCGCCTCTTCAGCCTATCGTACCCTTCTCTGGTCCCTCCAAACCCCTACGCCTCTCTACACCCTCTACACCATACATCATGTCGATATTCAATGCTACACCCGACTCCTTCTCGGATGGTGATCCGGCACGTACCGATCCATCTCACGCTCTGGAAGCAGTAGAAAAGCTATTCGAAGGggatgatcatcctgataTATTGGATATAGGCGGGATGTCAACTCGACCTGGTTCAGATCCATgtacagaagaagaagagttcAATCGAGTGATACCTCTGATCCAGGCCATACGGTCATCCTCAAATGATCATCTAAGGCAGGTACCCATATCGGTCGATACCTATCGAGCTAGTGTAGCAAAGAAGGCGGTTGAGGCTGGTGCGAGCCTCATCAACGACGTTCGAGGAGGTAGTGAGCCTGGGATGTTGGAAGTGATGGCTGAATCGAACGTTCCTGTGGTATTGATGCATTCCAGGGGTGATTCTAAGAATATGAATTCAGCTGAGATGACCGATTACGCATCCTGTGGAGGTGTAGTCGAGGGAGTCAAACAGGAACTGAATAATTTGGTTAATAAAGCTATACAGAGCGGtgtgaagagatggaatatcATCTTAGATCCTGGATTGGGATTCGCCAAGACCCATCAAGATAACTTGGTATTGTTGAAGGATCTGAACAAGTTGTTAGAAGGAGATTTGAAAGGATATCCAATGTTAGTAGGAGGAAGTAGGAAGGGTTTCATAGGTAAGACGATAAACAAGGCCAAACCGACCGAAAGGTCATTCGGAGACGCGGCGTTGAATGCTCATTGTGCGTTGAGTGGGGTTGTGGACTTGTTGAGAGTACATTGTCATGCAGAAGCTAGAGATACGGTCAAGATGTCGATAGCTGTCAGAGATGCTTAA
- a CDS encoding dihydroxyacetone kinase codes for MAPQHKHLLNNPATLVVDSLKGLVNLNPEVKFDEGQRVIYTPPTKPRVALLSGGGSGHEPAHAGFVGKGLLDAAICGNIFASPNVAQVRRGVELVTREKGALIVVMNYTGDALHFGLAAEQHRASGKPGDVRVLLVQDDVAVSREQGTIVGRRGLAGTILVYKIASALSDQGADLDSVEDVAKYVTSRLGTIGVGLDHCHVPGTKVGESHLDDNQLELGMGIHNEAGTHKLELPSIAQLVDQMLSTITNTNDPERSYVPFKNDGSDEVVLLVNNLGAISELEFGGITGEAVKWLQSKNIKTRRVLSGTYMTSLNMPGFSLTLLLLPGKSESSTYSSSQILEYLDAPASAPGWAWTSGKEPGVVGEKVDEVVQEKKGKEVDLAPTDSSEFLAAITRSCKALIAAEPELTQQDQIAGDGDAGLTLEAGAKAILKVIESGKLAGKNVIEDIGVIAEVVEEDMGGTSGALYSIFFAGLGKALRDAANQGNKQTTPDVWSGAAKQALDTLYKYTRARPPSRTLVDPLEAFIASLPSKGLNGAAEDAHKAADKTKELVAKAGRGAYVNQEDLKKREVPDPGAWGIWRIVDGLRGFEA; via the exons ATGGCACCTCAAC ACAAACATCTGCTTAACAACCCCGCTACTCTCGTGGTGGATTCCCTCAAGGGTCTGGTTAATTTGAACCCGGAAGTCAAGTTTGACGAGGGACAAAGGG TAATCTACACCCCCCCTACCAAACCCCGAGTCGCCCTTCTCTcaggaggtggatcaggacATGAACCTGCCCATGCCGGATTCGTAGGCAAAGGTCTCTTGGACGCTGCAATCTGCGGTAACATCTTTGCATCCCCCAATGTCGCCCAGGTCCGAAGAGGTGTTGAATTAGTTacgagagagaaaggagctTTAATAGTGGTTATGAATTATACGGGAGACGCACTTCATTTTGGTCTTGCTGCTGAACAACATAGAGCTTCAGGTAAACCTGGTGATGTTAGAGTGTTGTTGGTGCAGGATGATGTTGCTGTTTCAAGGGAACAAGGGACGATCGTTGGTAGACG AGGTCTCGCTGGTACCATCTTAGTATACAAGATTGCCTCTGCGCTTTCAGACCAAGGAGCCGACCTTGACTCCGTCGAGGATGTCGCCAAGTACGTTACTTCGAGATTGGGTACTATCGGCGTAGGACTTGATCACTGTCAT GTACCCGGAACCAAAGTCGGTGAATCACACCTGGACGACAACCAACTTGAATTAGGTATGGGTATCCACAACGAAGCTGGTACACACAAACTTGAATTACCCTCCATTGCCCAATTGGTTGATCAGATGTTATCTAcaatcaccaacaccaaTGATCCTGAAAGATCTTATGTCCCATTCAAGAATGATGGATCGGACGAAGTTGTCTTGTTGGTCAACAACTTGGGAGCCATtagtgaattggaatttggTGGTATCACCGGTGAAG CTGTAAAATGGCTTCAAAGCAAAAACATCAAGACCCGACGAGTCCTGTCCGGAACATATATGACATCCCTTAACATGCCTGGATTCTCACTTACCCTCTTGCTCCTCCCTGGTAaatccgaatcatcaactTACTCCTCCTCGCAAATCTTGGAATACCTCGATGCCCCCGCCAGTGCTCCTGGATGGGCTTGGACATCAGGTAAAGAACCTGGAGTGGTCGGTGAAAAGGTCGATGAGGTCgtacaagagaagaaaggcaaGGAAGTTGATTTAGCTC CAACCGACTCATCCGAGTTCTTGGCCGCTATCACCCGATCATGTAAAGCCCTCATCGCCGCTGAACCCGAACTCACCCAACAAGACCAAATTgcaggtgatggagatgcgGGTCTGACCTTGGAAGCAGGTGCCAAGGCGATCCTAAAGGTGATCGAATCGGGTAAACTGGCCGGAAAGAATGTGATTGAGGATATCGGTGTGATTGCCGAAGTggtagaggaagatatgggaGGTACTTCCGGAGCATTGTATTCCATCTTTTTTGCTGGATTGGGTAAAGCACTTAGAGATGCTGCGAACCAAGGTAATAAACAGACTACACCGGATGTCTGGAGTGGAGCTGCTAAACAAGCTTTGGACACTCTGTACAAAT ACACCAGAGCCAGACCACCTTCCAGAACCCTCGTAGACCCCCTCGAAGCATTCATCGCCTCCCTACCTTCCAAGGGACTTAACGGTGCCGCTGAAGATGCCCACAAAGCCGCTGACAAGACTAAAGAACTGGTCGCTAAAGCTGGTAGAGGTGCTTACGTCAATCAAGAagacttgaagaagagggaagtaCCTGATCCTGGAGCTTGGGGTATCTGGAGGATTGTAGATGGTTTGAGAGGTTTTGAGGCGTAA